CGATCTTGCCGAATTCTGCGACCGCGCGCTCCAGCAGGGCCGGAATACCGTCGACTTTACGCAGATCGGCAGTCAGGCTCAGGAAACGACGGCCCAGCGCGGTCACACGTTCGATAGTTTCTGTCGGTTCAACAATGTTGATGCCCACAATATCGCAGCCCGCTTCTGCCAGACCCAGCGCCATGCCCTGACCCAGACCGGTGTCGCAACCGCTCACTACCGCAACTTTACCTTGAAGAGAAAATGCATCCAGAATCATGTTTGTTCCTTAATCTATCAGCGCCTGTACCGGACAGGCATCGTTTGTGCTGCCCGCAATTAGCGCAGATCTTTTACCGCGACGTGGTCCATATCATCAAAGACCTGGTTCTCGCCCACCATCCCCCAGATGAAGGTATACGCACGCGTCCCGACACCTGAATGGATTGACCAGCTTGGCGAAATCACCGCTTGTTCGTTATGCATCACGATATGACGCGTTTCCTGCGGTTGGCCCATCATATGGAATACGCAGGCGTCCTCTTCCATATTGAAGTAGAAGTAAACTTCCATGCGGCGTTCATGGGTGTGGCATGGCATGGTGTTCCACAGGTTGCCCGGCGCAAGCTCCGTCAAGCCCATGCTCAACTGGCAGGTTTCCAGCACATCCGGCACGAAATATTTGTTGATGGTGCGACGGTTGCTGGTTAACGGATCGCCAAGGGTGACGGGCGCAACATCCGCAGGGGTCACTTTTTTGGTCGGGAACGTCATGTGCGCCGGTGCGCAGTTGTAATAAAACTTCGCCGGTTTTGCGCTATCGACGCTGGCGAAAACCACTTCTTTCGCCCCTTTGCCGACATATAACGCGTCGCGATGGCCAATTTCATAGCACTGGCCGTCAACGGTAATGGTGCCCGGACCGCCGATATTGATAACGCCCAATTCGCGGCGTTCAAGGAAATAGGTCACGCCCAGTTGTTTACCCACTTCACCACCGACAGAAACAGTTTTCGCCACCGGCTTAATGCCGCCGACAATGATGCGATCGATGTGGCTGTAAACCATGGTGTATTCGTCATCAACGAACACTTTTTCGACTAAAAACTCATCGCGCAGGCCCTGGGTATCCAGGATTTTTGCGTGCGCGCTGTGGATGCTTTGTCTGACTTCCACAATAACCTCCGACGTCAATTTTGAGCGAAATGCCATAAAAACGAAGCGCAGAAACAGCGTTCCGGTTCTTGTATTAGCGCATCTTATCCCGGCTAAAACGCGTTTTCAATGTTAAATAAAACAACGTTTCACTTTTTCTGTTACTTATTTTAAGATCTGGAAGTGGGATCACGATTGTTTGGCATTGACACTATTTCTGTCGCCATTTCGCCTGCGGGTTTTGTTTAAATTAAGCATAGCAAACAATAAGTTAAGCAAACCTTTGAGTTTTGACACGCAAACGGCACTTTTCCTGTTGAAAATCAAAGGCCACTTTCGCAGCGCCGATGTTTTCACTGCTTTTGCAGCCTGTCGTAACAATTTTCTTATAAAGTGCGTCAGCAATCACACATACTGAAACGTTGTTTTGATAAATTAACACCCTATTTTTAAACTTAAGCGAATCTGGGGTCATCACTGGGGTGCAACTTTCCCACTTGCCCCGCTAAAGGAGTGAAAACATGGCGAAAGGCATGCGGGTAAAATTGAATTATCACGTCAGCTGCGATCCGGATACCGGCGCGGAAGTCACTCGCTTAACCCCCGCGGAAGTGACCTGCCACCGGAACTACTTTTATCAAAAGTGCTTCTTTAATGATGGCAGCCATCTGTTATTTGCCGGGGAATTTGATGGCAACTGGAACTATTACCTGCTGGATATTGCCAATGCCGAAGCGGTGCAGTTGACCGAAGGCGCGGGCGATAACACTTTTGGCGGTTTTCTCTCGCCGGATGACAGCGCTTTATATTATGTGAAAAACGATCGCACCCTGCGCGAAGTGAATTTGCATACGCTTGCCGAGCGCGAGGTTTACCGCGTGCCGGATGAGTGGGTGGGCTACGGCACCTGGGTGGCAAACAGTGATTGCAGCAAACTGGTAGGCATTGAGATTTCCGCCAAAGACTGGACGCCGCTGAACGACTGGCAGCTATTCCATGATTTCTTCTATAAAGGGCCGCACTGCCGCCTGTTGCGCGTGGATCTGCACACGGGCGCAAGCAATGTTATTCACGAAGAAAAGATCTGGCTCGGCCACCCCATTTATCGCCCGTTCGATGACAACACCGTTGCGTTTTGTCATGAAGGCCCGCACGACCTGGTGGATGCGCGGATGTGGCTGGTCAATGAAGACGGCAGCCATGTGCGTAAAGTGAAAGATCACGCCAAAGGTGAAAGCTGCACTCATGAGTTCTGGGTCCCGGACGGCTCCGCTCTGGTGTATGTCTCTTATTTCAAAGGCCAACAAGGCCGCGTGGTTTACCGCTTTAACTCGGAAACGGGCATGAATGAAGCGATTATGCCGATCCCGGCGTGTTCGCATTTGATGAGTAATTTTGATGGCACGCTGTTGGTCGGCGACGGTTCCGGCACGCCGGTGGATGTGAAAGATACCGGCGGCTACACCATCGACAACGACCCGTATTTGTACGTTTTCGACGTGGCGCAAAAAGCGTATTTCCGCGTGGCACGTCACGACACCTCCTGGACGACATTTGCCAATAGCCGCCAGGTCACCCATCCGCACCCGTCGTTTACCCCCGACGACAGTGCGATTTTGTTTAGTTCGGATAAAGACGGCAAACCGGCCCTCTATATCGCGAAACTTCCCGGGCAACGTACTCTGTTGCAATCATGACTTGAGTTAGTGTTTCTGTAACTGGCCTTGCCCTCCCTCGCTGGAGGGCTTTTTTTCTTTACCCGTCATACTTCGCGCCGCAGGGGCGTTGGCTTTCCTGCAACTCGAATTATTTAGGGTAAAGGGTTATTGGTATTGCCACTTTCCTGCAAAAACAAAAAACCCGGCCATGACTGCGCCGGGATTTTAATTGAGGGTAATTCAGACAATCAGAAAGAGTAAGCCACGCCCAGGCGGAAACGGGTCTGGCGTTCGTCGCTTCCCGTTACACCCACGTTGCCGAGTTCAACATACGGAGACCAGTTCTGGTCGAGTTTATACGCCAGCTTAGCGTTATATTCGTTGGAGTAGGTTTTATCGTTATCACGTAAAACCCCTTCGGTGCTCTTCGCATAAACATAATTCAGCTCGACGCGGTAATCGCCCATCGCCCACCCTAACCAGGTATCGAATTTATTGACTTTATTATCGACAGCGTTGGAATTCGGGTAGCGTGTGTATTCATAACGATAACGGCCCGCAATATAAACGCCGTTATCAAAGCTATATTGCACATGAAGATACGGTTTATAGATTGAGTTTGAATCTTTACTTTCGATATTAAAGCCCGGATTCAGTGCAAAATTCTTGGTCCACGCCCAGCGGTAGTTAATGGATTCTTCGTGGCCGTTGCCAACAATTTCCGTTAACGGTTTATCGGCATCATCGCCGCCGGATTTCCATTTTGCTTCGACACCGAAACCTACGCCATTCGCGAAACGGTGAGAAACCGCAACACGGTCAGCGTTTGAGCCGCTGTCGATGTATTCGTGACGCAAATCAACGGTTACAGCTTGTGAAGCGAAGGATGCGCCAAGGAGTGAAGCAAGGGCCAGAGTTTTCTTAAACATGAGTTACCTCAATAATTAAAATTATGTTCCATTTTTATGGAATTGCATTTTATTTTTTCGGTAACTTTATTTTAGTGATCGCGATCGTAAATATTTGCACGGAACGGAACTATGTATAACGGCGTGATGAATATCAATAAAAAACCCATTTAAAGCCCTAAAAAACAGATGAAGATCACACCAAATATTTTATTAACCGAACACTTACAAATTGAAATACAAATAAAAAACATAATAAAAACAGATCACTACAAAAGCGATTCGCTAATAATAAGCATGCTTATTTCTCACATTTCAAATTGTAACGGCAGCAATAATATAAGATCTCTAAGGTGCAGAAGTATTTTTAAATAAAATCGTAGGATTATTAACGGAAGGCATAGAGATTTTATTTTAATTGAAACAAAACCTGCGACGGTTATCACAAACAATAAAGCCTTCCGGCTGGAAGGCTTTATTTGGAGAGAGAAAGAGATTAATCGCGCTCGATAGCCAATGCCACGCCCTGACCACCACCAATGCAGAGCGTTGCCAGCCCTTTGCGGGCCTGCCGTTTTTGCATCTCATGCACCAGCGAAACGAGGATACGACACCCGGACGCCCCAATCGGGTGACCCAGCGCTATCGCACCGCCATTGACGTTTACCCGCTTCTCATCCCATTCGAGGATTTTGCCCACCGACAGCGCCTGCGCGGCGTATGCTTCGTTGGCTTCTATCAGTTCAACATCATCTAACTTCCAGCCGGCCCGCTCCAGACAGCGCCGCATGGCATACACCGGCGCAATGCCCATCAGAGCAGGATCCACACCGACGCTGGCGAACGCGCGGATCCGTGCCAGCATCGGTAAATTAAGTTGCTGGGCTTTGCCTGCGCTCATCATTAATACCGCTGCCGCACCATCGTTGATCGGTGAAGCGTTTCCGGCGGTGACCGAACCGCTTTGTTTAAACGCTGGCGCGAGTTGCGCCAGCGCCTCTGCGCTGGCATCGGTGCGCGGCTGCTCATCCGTATCGACAAGCACGGTTTTCCCGTCGGCGCTCAGGGTGTGTACCGGCACGATTTCGTCGCGAAAACGCCCGGAATCAATGGCGGCGCGGGCTTTATGCTGGGAACTCAGCGCCCATTCATCCTGGCGTTCACGGCTGATCCCGTACTCGCGCGCCAGATTTTCCGCCGTGACGCCCATATGGTAATCGTTGAAGGCATCCCACAAACCGTCATGCACCAGGCTGTCGATGAGCTGGCTATTACCAAGTTGCGCGCCGGTGCGGCTATCGCTCAGCACATGCGGCGCGCGGCTCATGTTTTCCTGCCCGCCCGCAATCACCACGTCAGCTTCGCCGCACTGGATGGCCTGCGAGGCCAGATGCAGCGCCTTTAACCCGGAACCGCACACATCGTTGATGGTAATGGCCGAAACGGTATTCGGCAGGCCACCTTTAATTGCCGACTGGCGGGCCGGGTTTTGCCCGGCTCCGGCGGTCAGCACCTGGCCTAAAATCACTTCATCGATATCCTGTGGCTGCACACCGCTGCGCGCAATTAACGCCTGCACCACCGCGCTACCTAACTCGACGGCAGAGTGGCGCGACAGCGCACCCTGAAAACAGCCGATCGGCGTGCGCACCGCAGCCACAATCACGACATCTTTCATCTCTACCCCCGAGGTCACTGAACCCGGCCATAGTAGTGCATTGTTAAAAAGGTTTATCGAAGATGTTTAAAATTGGTGAGATTAATCACAGGGAATAATGTGAAGCGGGAAAGCAGAATGAAATGCGCGGCCAGGGCGACCGCGCATAAGGCAGATTAATTGTTTACCGGAATGACCGCGCCTTTATATTTGGTGCGGATCCAGTCCTGAATCTCTTTCGAGTGCAGGACATTCACCAGCGCAACAATATCTTTTTTCTTCTCGTCGCCGCGATGCACGGTAATGATGTTGGCATACGGGTTATTTTCACCGCTCTCAACGGCAATCGGATCGTGAACCGGATCGAGGCCCGCATCAATGGCGTAGTTTGCATTAATTACCACCGCATCGCCTTCATCGTTGTTGTACATCTGCGGCAGAAGTGCAGCTTCAACGTTTGGCAGGAACTTCAGTTTTTTCGGGTTATCGACGATATCGTCAATACGCGCAGTCACTTTATCGATGCCTGGTTTCAGCTTGATCACGCCCTCTTTCTCGAAGATGGAGAGAATACGCCCCTCTTCGGACACCGCGTCACGCATGATGATTTTGCCGCCTTCCGGCAGATCTTTCAGCGATTTGTATTTTTTAGAATAAATACCAATCGGCTCAATATGGATAGCGCCTGCGCTGACGAAATCATAGGTTTTATCGCCCGCGTGATCTTTGATAACGCTGTTCAGGTAAGGAATATGCTGGAAGTAGTTGGCGTCCAGTTCACGGCTGGCCAGCGCCGTGTTCGGCAGAATGTAGTCCTGGAACGGTTTAATCTCCAGATCGATACCCTGCTTCGCCAGAATCGGTTTCGCCTGCTCAAGAATTTCCGCGTGCGGCACGTTGGACGCGCCAACGGTCAGCGTATCGGCCCAGGAGGAGAAACTCAGCACGCTGAGAGTGGCTGCGGCAATCAGTGTCAGTGTTTTTTTCATGATGTGGGTTTCCAATAATTATCGTTTATCTAACAGAGAAGTAATCACGTCGCCGCAGAACTGGATGATGAAGACGATGATAAGAATGGTCACCGTCGCCACCAGCGTGACGTCGTTGTGGTTCCGCTGGAATCCTTCCAGATAAGCAAGATTGCCCAACCCGCCAGCACCGATAACCCCGGCCATGGCGCTGTAGCTCACCAGCGCAATCAGCGTCACGGTAATACCGGACACCAGCGCAGGTGATGATTCAGGCAGTAACACCCGAAATACTAACGTGCTCAGACGTGCGCCCATGGAGCGCGTCGCCTCAATCACTCCTTTATCCACTTCGCGCAGCGCAATCTCGACCAGACGGGCATAAAACGGTGCCGCGCCGACAATAAGCGCCGGTAGCGCCGCGTTCGCGCCAAGAATGGTGCCCACCAGCGCTTTGGTAAAAGGAATTAACAGCACAATCAAAATGATGAACGGAATCGAGCGAAAGACGTTCACCAGAATCGAAATCACGCTATACAGCGTGCGGTTCTGGAACAGCCCGCCGCGCGCGGTCAGAAACAGCGCCAGCCCCAGCAAAATGCCCAGCACAAAGGTCGCCGCGCCAGAGAGCGCCGTCATATATAACGTCTCTTGCGTTGCCGCCCAGAGTTGTTCCCATTTCAGGTGCGGGAAAAATGATTCAGCCATGTGTGACGACCTCGCTCTCAATATCGGACTTGCGCAAATCCGCAAGGATATTGTTCAGTTGTTCCGGGGTCGCCACCACGTGCACCCATAATTGTCCAAATACGCCATGCGCCGTTTGCGACATCTTGCCGTGCAGAATGTTAAACGGCAGGCCGTAGCGCAGGGTCAGTTCGCCGACGATCGGCTGATGCGTACTGTGTCCGGTAAACGTCAGCTTGATAACCGTGCCATCGAGATCGCTATTCAGCTCCGGGTTAAACGCCTCTTCTTCTTTATACTGGCTCACCTGGCGCACAAACTGTTTGGTGATCGGCTGTTGCGGATGGGTAAAGACGCTCAGCACATCGCCCTCTTCCACCACTTTGCCGTCCTCCATCACCGCCACGCGGTCGCAAATTTTGCGCACCACATGCATTTCATGGGTGATGAGCACAATCGTCAGTTTGAAACGGCGGTTAATATCCAGCAGTAAGTCGAGGATCTGATCGGTGGTTTGCGGATCGAGTGCCGATGTCGCTTCATCGCACAGCAGCACATCCGGGGTATTCGCCAGCGCGCGGGCAATGCCGACACGCTGTTTTTGCCCGCCGCTCAACTGCGACGGATAAGCGTTTTCACGGCCCTTAAGCCCCACCAGTTCAATCAGCTCCGCGACGCGCGCCTTAATGTGCGCTTTCGGCGCACCGGCAATTTGCATCGAAAACGCAATGTTTTCGCTCACCGTGCGCGACCACAGCAGGTTGAAGTGCTGGAAAACCATGCTGATTTTCAGGCGAGCCTGGCGTAGGGATTCACCTTTCGCCGCGGCAATATCCTGACCATTAATCACGACGCTGCCGGATGTGGGTTTTTCCAGCCCGTTCAGCAAGCGGATCAGCGTACTTTTGCCCGCGCCGCTGTAGCCAATAATTCCGTAAATTTGCCCCTGCTCAACCGTCAGATTGACGCTGTCGACGGCGGTAATCGATGCCTTTCCCTGGTCGAAAATCTTGGAAATATTCCTGAGGACGATCATGCGTTGATGTTTCCGTTTGGCGGTTTAGCAGTATGGATGTCCAGACGATATTAATCAGCTTCAGTGATAATTCAAATACCCAAATTGACATTACTTATAACAATTTGTGCTTAGCCCGCCACAACGCGGGATTGGGCGATAAGGAATTATTTCACTTTGCATTGCTGGAATAAGCATAACCCCGGCGGCTCAATCAAAGACCGGGGCGCGCTGGCGTAATGGCTCCCGGTGAATTCAGCCGCGTTTTCCGTTAAGAAAAGAAGCATGAAAATACCCTGTTTTATTTCATCTGTTTGCTGGATCGAGTTGTGCTGGCCTGTGCTCTGATAACGTTTCTCTTTACACCGTTGACGCTCACGACAGGAACAGTATTCATGGATCCGTTTCAGCAAATATTGAAGTCTACCCTCGCCCGCACGGATGCCGCGCCGCAGGCCGCTGCGCCACAGCCGCTGCTGGAAACGGTGTTAAAACCCCGGGTTGAGAGCGTTAGCGTGGAGGGTTTTCTGTCCCTCGCCAAAGCGCGCCGCACTATCTACACACTGGGCAAGGATCTTCCCGTCGCCGAAGATGACGTGGTTGCGACGATTAAAGAAGCGATCCGCCAGGCGCCTTCGGCGTTTAATTCACAAAGCTCGCGGGCGCTTATCTTGCTGGGTAAGGAGCACGATCGTTTCTGGGAACTGGTGCGCGGACAGTTGCGTAACGTTATTCCGGCGGAGCATTTTCACGCCACCGCCGATAAGCTGGATGGTTTTGCCGCCGCTGCCGGATCGGTGCTGTTTTTTGAAGATCAGGAAGTGATCAGCCACCTGCAACGCCAGTACATTGCCTGGGCCGATAATTTCCCGGTTTGGTCGGAGCAGAGCAGCGGTATCGCGCAATACGCGGTGTGGCTGGCGCTGGCGGAAAAGCAGATTGGCGCGAACCTGCAACATTACAACCCATTGATTGATATTGATGTGCGTGCGACGTGGAATATCCCGGAAAGCTGGAAGCTGCGCGCAGAAATGAATTTCGGCAATATTCTCGCCGCCGCCGATGAGAAAACGTTTATTGACGACGATAAGCGGTTTATCGTCGCCCGATAATCAATCCTGGCCGGACAAGTGCAGTTCAGCAGCGCCATCCGGCAAAAAAGTTAATCGTTAAAGTACCAATAACCCTGGTTTACCAGCCCGGTCAGCTCCTGCGCAAAGGCCGGGTTATCCAGCGCGTCGCCCAGTTCCTTCACACCAATAGTGGTGTAGCGGCATAGCGCATCGGCGGCGTGTGGATCGGCGGTTTCCAGACACTCGCTATTGATAAAGAAGCTGTCGCCAATGTGCAGCACACGTAAGCCGCTGAGGCGGGTCAGGACTTGCCCCTCTTTCAGCGCCCCGATAACCTCTTCAACCGGGTAATCATCCGGCTCTGGCGCAACATCCAGCTCGTGGCGCGGCGTGGTAATAAAGCTGCCAAACCACTGAGTGAAATGCTCCGGGTCGTTGATCATCGCGATCATCATGTTGCGCACGCGCTCCAGCTCGTACTCTTCAATACGGCCCGGATGTTCGCGGCAGGTCAGATCCGGATCGCTGTAATGCTCGCCGCCGAGATCGTTTTCCAGCGCGTAATCGGCAAAGCTGCTGATCAGATCGCGACCATTTGGCCCACGGAAACCAATCGAGTAGTTAAACGCAGTTTCATGGGTGAAACCGTCGTGCGGGAATCCTGGCGGAATATAGAGAATGTCGCCCGGTTGCAGGTCTTCATCAATGATCGGCGGGAACGGATCAACATGCAGCAACGCCGGATGCGGGCAGAACTGACGCATCGGTAATTTATCGCCTACGCGCCAGCGGCGGCTGCCCATCCCCTGAATAATAAACACATCATACTGGTCAATATGCGGGCCGACGCCACCGCCCGGCACCGAATAGGAAATCATCAGATCGTCAAAGCGCCACTCCGGTAACACGCGAAACGGCTTCACCAGTTCGGCAGACGGCGCATGCCAGTGGTTCACCGCCTGCGCCAGCAGCGACCAGTTGGTGTCGCCTAAGTGATCAAACGTCTCGAACGGCCCGTTCCACGCCTGCCATTGACCATTCACATGGCTGACGATCCGGCTATCAATTTCCGGTTCCATCGCCAGCCCGGCCAGTTCGTCCGGTGAAATCGGATCGACAAAATCAGGAAATGCGCCTTTCAGCACTACGGGTTGCTTTTGCCAGTATTTTTCGAAAAATTCCGGCCAGTTAAGGTTGAGTTGGTAAGCCATAGATCCACACCAGTGAGATAAGGAAACGGCGCAGATTATAAAAAGGGATCGCGCCTGCCCGCCTTGTCATTGGTCAAGAGGCGGCGCAATGCTCAACTGGCTGAGCGCCGATAATAAGGCGTCAACTTTAGGCAGCAACTGCTTACGCCGGGGCCAGACGAGGCTCAATGCCAGCCCTGCCGGCTGGTGCTGCGGCACAATGACCGTCAGTTCACCGCGCTGAAGATGTTCATGCACCAGCCAGGTGGGCAGTTGCCCAACGCCAAGCCCGGCGCAAATCGCCTGCACCTGCGCATCGACATCACCGAGCGCCATGCAGTACGGCACGTTACGCCATTCGGGATACCCGTCTGTGGTGGTAAATAGCCAGGGTTTGGTGCTGCCATCAACCCGCTCGTAGAGGATCGCCCGGTGCTGCATCAGTTGCGCTTCGTTGCGCGGCGTGCCTTCATGCTCCAGATACACGGGCGAGGCGCAAAAAACCATCTTCTCGCGGCCAATCTGCCGACAGCCTACGGAAGCGGGCAGATCGCCGCCCTGGCCGATGCGAACCGCCACATCGATCCCCTCCTCAAAGAGATCGACAAAGCGATCGGAGAAAGTGAGGCTCAACGCGATTTCCGGGTG
The nucleotide sequence above comes from Kosakonia sp. H02. Encoded proteins:
- a CDS encoding nitroreductase family protein; translation: MDPFQQILKSTLARTDAAPQAAAPQPLLETVLKPRVESVSVEGFLSLAKARRTIYTLGKDLPVAEDDVVATIKEAIRQAPSAFNSQSSRALILLGKEHDRFWELVRGQLRNVIPAEHFHATADKLDGFAAAAGSVLFFEDQEVISHLQRQYIAWADNFPVWSEQSSGIAQYAVWLALAEKQIGANLQHYNPLIDIDVRATWNIPESWKLRAEMNFGNILAAADEKTFIDDDKRFIVAR
- a CDS encoding ATP-binding cassette domain-containing protein, giving the protein MIVLRNISKIFDQGKASITAVDSVNLTVEQGQIYGIIGYSGAGKSTLIRLLNGLEKPTSGSVVINGQDIAAAKGESLRQARLKISMVFQHFNLLWSRTVSENIAFSMQIAGAPKAHIKARVAELIELVGLKGRENAYPSQLSGGQKQRVGIARALANTPDVLLCDEATSALDPQTTDQILDLLLDINRRFKLTIVLITHEMHVVRKICDRVAVMEDGKVVEEGDVLSVFTHPQQPITKQFVRQVSQYKEEEAFNPELNSDLDGTVIKLTFTGHSTHQPIVGELTLRYGLPFNILHGKMSQTAHGVFGQLWVHVVATPEQLNNILADLRKSDIESEVVTHG
- a CDS encoding acetyl-CoA C-acetyltransferase yields the protein MKDVVIVAAVRTPIGCFQGALSRHSAVELGSAVVQALIARSGVQPQDIDEVILGQVLTAGAGQNPARQSAIKGGLPNTVSAITINDVCGSGLKALHLASQAIQCGEADVVIAGGQENMSRAPHVLSDSRTGAQLGNSQLIDSLVHDGLWDAFNDYHMGVTAENLAREYGISRERQDEWALSSQHKARAAIDSGRFRDEIVPVHTLSADGKTVLVDTDEQPRTDASAEALAQLAPAFKQSGSVTAGNASPINDGAAAVLMMSAGKAQQLNLPMLARIRAFASVGVDPALMGIAPVYAMRRCLERAGWKLDDVELIEANEAYAAQALSVGKILEWDEKRVNVNGGAIALGHPIGASGCRILVSLVHEMQKRQARKGLATLCIGGGQGVALAIERD
- a CDS encoding LysR family transcriptional regulator, with product MSDQRLKDIVPFVASVEEGSFAAAAERLNLTGSAISKSVSRLEARLGSRLLERTTRRLALTDAGQAYYQTCIRILEELAEAESVLAAHRTIPSGRLRLAVPNTYGRLGVMPLLIPFCQHHPEIALSLTFSDRFVDLFEEGIDVAVRIGQGGDLPASVGCRQIGREKMVFCASPVYLEHEGTPRNEAQLMQHRAILYERVDGSTKPWLFTTTDGYPEWRNVPYCMALGDVDAQVQAICAGLGVGQLPTWLVHEHLQRGELTVIVPQHQPAGLALSLVWPRRKQLLPKVDALLSALSQLSIAPPLDQ
- a CDS encoding oligogalacturonate lyase family protein, with protein sequence MAKGMRVKLNYHVSCDPDTGAEVTRLTPAEVTCHRNYFYQKCFFNDGSHLLFAGEFDGNWNYYLLDIANAEAVQLTEGAGDNTFGGFLSPDDSALYYVKNDRTLREVNLHTLAEREVYRVPDEWVGYGTWVANSDCSKLVGIEISAKDWTPLNDWQLFHDFFYKGPHCRLLRVDLHTGASNVIHEEKIWLGHPIYRPFDDNTVAFCHEGPHDLVDARMWLVNEDGSHVRKVKDHAKGESCTHEFWVPDGSALVYVSYFKGQQGRVVYRFNSETGMNEAIMPIPACSHLMSNFDGTLLVGDGSGTPVDVKDTGGYTIDNDPYLYVFDVAQKAYFRVARHDTSWTTFANSRQVTHPHPSFTPDDSAILFSSDKDGKPALYIAKLPGQRTLLQS
- a CDS encoding methionine ABC transporter permease, which translates into the protein MAESFFPHLKWEQLWAATQETLYMTALSGAATFVLGILLGLALFLTARGGLFQNRTLYSVISILVNVFRSIPFIILIVLLIPFTKALVGTILGANAALPALIVGAAPFYARLVEIALREVDKGVIEATRSMGARLSTLVFRVLLPESSPALVSGITVTLIALVSYSAMAGVIGAGGLGNLAYLEGFQRNHNDVTLVATVTILIIVFIIQFCGDVITSLLDKR
- a CDS encoding oligogalacturonate-specific porin KdgM family protein, which encodes MFKKTLALASLLGASFASQAVTVDLRHEYIDSGSNADRVAVSHRFANGVGFGVEAKWKSGGDDADKPLTEIVGNGHEESINYRWAWTKNFALNPGFNIESKDSNSIYKPYLHVQYSFDNGVYIAGRYRYEYTRYPNSNAVDNKVNKFDTWLGWAMGDYRVELNYVYAKSTEGVLRDNDKTYSNEYNAKLAYKLDQNWSPYVELGNVGVTGSDERQTRFRLGVAYSF
- a CDS encoding cupin domain-containing protein, which produces MAYQLNLNWPEFFEKYWQKQPVVLKGAFPDFVDPISPDELAGLAMEPEIDSRIVSHVNGQWQAWNGPFETFDHLGDTNWSLLAQAVNHWHAPSAELVKPFRVLPEWRFDDLMISYSVPGGGVGPHIDQYDVFIIQGMGSRRWRVGDKLPMRQFCPHPALLHVDPFPPIIDEDLQPGDILYIPPGFPHDGFTHETAFNYSIGFRGPNGRDLISSFADYALENDLGGEHYSDPDLTCREHPGRIEEYELERVRNMMIAMINDPEHFTQWFGSFITTPRHELDVAPEPDDYPVEEVIGALKEGQVLTRLSGLRVLHIGDSFFINSECLETADPHAADALCRYTTIGVKELGDALDNPAFAQELTGLVNQGYWYFND
- a CDS encoding MetQ/NlpA family ABC transporter substrate-binding protein is translated as MKKTLTLIAAATLSVLSFSSWADTLTVGASNVPHAEILEQAKPILAKQGIDLEIKPFQDYILPNTALASRELDANYFQHIPYLNSVIKDHAGDKTYDFVSAGAIHIEPIGIYSKKYKSLKDLPEGGKIIMRDAVSEEGRILSIFEKEGVIKLKPGIDKVTARIDDIVDNPKKLKFLPNVEAALLPQMYNNDEGDAVVINANYAIDAGLDPVHDPIAVESGENNPYANIITVHRGDEKKKDIVALVNVLHSKEIQDWIRTKYKGAVIPVNN
- the kduI gene encoding 5-dehydro-4-deoxy-D-glucuronate isomerase, with protein sequence MEVRQSIHSAHAKILDTQGLRDEFLVEKVFVDDEYTMVYSHIDRIIVGGIKPVAKTVSVGGEVGKQLGVTYFLERRELGVINIGGPGTITVDGQCYEIGHRDALYVGKGAKEVVFASVDSAKPAKFYYNCAPAHMTFPTKKVTPADVAPVTLGDPLTSNRRTINKYFVPDVLETCQLSMGLTELAPGNLWNTMPCHTHERRMEVYFYFNMEEDACVFHMMGQPQETRHIVMHNEQAVISPSWSIHSGVGTRAYTFIWGMVGENQVFDDMDHVAVKDLR